A region of the Stieleria neptunia genome:
TCAATCAAGCCACGGCGATCCATTGCCACGTCAGCGGCGAGCTGGATTTTTCCAAGGTCGGTGTCGCCGAACAAAGGGTGCTCGAGCGGGCCACCAGTCTGGACGCAACGGCGCGGTTTGATTCCTGTCGCCAAATGGTTCGCGCTTTGAATCAGGCCGTCGCCCAATCGTCTCCCCTGGCGACCGCGGATCCGGGGTGCGTCGGTGGCAACCCCGACGCGATTGCCACCGCGATCGATCCGCGATTTCAGTCGACGACGGCGGCCGAGGGGAACGAATTCGCAGCGGTGTCGCCGTCGCCGGGTTCGCACGTCGGACGGACGGGTTCCTGGCGGAAACGAAAGACGGGCACGCGTCGACGCTCCCGCCGCTTGATCGCGTCGGCCGCCATGATCGCATTCGCAGCCCTCTCGGTGCAATTTGTTTCGCGCGGCCCCCAAGTGCAAGGTCAACCAGACACGCACGCCAAGCTGTCGATCGCCATTGAACATCCGCCGGCCGACGCCAATCCCCAAGCCTCCGTTCCGGTCGATGAACCCGAGACGGCCGATGTGGTTCCCGTCAACGACCGCGTTGCCCTTTCCACGGTGCCTGTCTTGAACGAGCGCCCCGAGGCGACGTCGCCGAAACCACCTGTTCCCGTCATCGTCGAATCCGTTGCGGAGCAGAGCGCGGACAGTGACCCGGCGATCATCCAGTTCGTTGGCCAAGTCACGCCTGTGTCGGCCGATGTCATCCCAGCCACCGCGTCCGACGCTGTGGTCGAGCCCGTGCCAGAAACCGTTGCTCCCGCCACGGCGCCCGAACCCGTGGCCGAGGAAGGTCGATCAATCGTCGCCCTTGAGAAGCTCGGCGGGACGTTCACTCGCGATCAGACGGAATTGGATTTGTCAGGAACCAAGGTGACAAACGCTGACTTGTCCCAGCTGCGGTTCGTGCCGTCACTGATTTCATTGTCGTTGGAAAATACCGCGATCGACGACGAAGGCTTGGCGGAGATCGCCGAGCATCAACCCATGCTTGAGCAACTGTTTCTCTCGCAGACGAAAGTGACGGACTCGGGGCTGGAGCACCTGGGGCGGCTTGGCGACTTGGTCTGTTTAGATCTTGCCGGTTGCAAAATCAGTGACGCCGGGTTGGTGCATTTGCAATCGCTAGAAGGATTGAAAGCCGTCGGACTGAAATCCACGCGAGTTTCCCGCACCGGGATGAATCGATTGAGCGAAGCCTTGTCACACCGGGCTGTGATTCAAGGCCCCGAGTTCAGCCTATTGGGCGGCAAGCGATTCGATGTGATGCACTGACCGTTGAGATGCACTGATCGTTGAGATGCACTGATCGTTGAGATGCATTGACCGTTGAGATGCATTGACCGTTGAGATGCATTGACCGTTCGATCTCCCCTCGCTTCGCTTGACCCTGCTGCCAGGAGGGTGAGTTTGAAAACTGCACGACGTCCGGCATGCCGGCGCCGGCAAAATACGTTGGGATCCGCTTACCGATGCGCACCGCTGTATCGGAAGAGTGTATTCTGTGGAGCCCCTTCGAATGGATCTGTTGCTGGCCCGCGAGACGTGACGACGTCATGCTTCGCACCGCAGTGCCGGGTCTGGAAAACGCCCACCTGAGTAGAACTGATGACCTGGATCGATTACGTCGTTGTTGCCGTTTACTTCATCGTGATGATCGCCATCGGATTGTGGGCGATGGGGCGTGTCAAAGGGCAAGAAGACTACTTCATGGGCGGGCGTGGGTTCGGCAAGTTGTTACAAACCTTTGCCGCCTTCGGCGCCGGGACGGGGGCGCACGAACCGATCCAGGTCGGGCGGACCGGATGGACCAGCGGGCTCAGCGGCGTGTGGTCGGCGCTGATGTGGTTGTTCGTCACCCCGGTCTATTGGATCACCGCGGTGTGGTATCGGCGGATGCGGCACTTGACGCTCGGGGACTGGTTCGTCGAGCGTTACGAGTCCAAAGCATTGGGCGCCGCCTACGCCGTCTTTGCGATCATTTTCTACATGTTCTATCTGTCGACGATGTTGTCGGCGATCGCAAAATTCGCGGT
Encoded here:
- a CDS encoding protein kinase domain-containing protein → MVILQQGDEPIPGYFLAEKLGEGSFGVVWAADGPGETRVALKFLDLHQAGGAKEFESISAIKNVRHPNLLPITGYWLLDRAGKPIRDGQTNRFRMTPCEPATLVIAMVVGEKSLDDVLQDYRSRGQAGIPLAELLDYVEDAARGLDFLNAPRHDLGDGRRVSIAHRDIKPDNILLVGDAAVLCDFGVARPCYADSIRSTGMIGSPAFISPESIAGHGSVASDQYSLALTYYYLRTGDHSVQAINQATAIHCHVSGELDFSKVGVAEQRVLERATSLDATARFDSCRQMVRALNQAVAQSSPLATADPGCVGGNPDAIATAIDPRFQSTTAAEGNEFAAVSPSPGSHVGRTGSWRKRKTGTRRRSRRLIASAAMIAFAALSVQFVSRGPQVQGQPDTHAKLSIAIEHPPADANPQASVPVDEPETADVVPVNDRVALSTVPVLNERPEATSPKPPVPVIVESVAEQSADSDPAIIQFVGQVTPVSADVIPATASDAVVEPVPETVAPATAPEPVAEEGRSIVALEKLGGTFTRDQTELDLSGTKVTNADLSQLRFVPSLISLSLENTAIDDEGLAEIAEHQPMLEQLFLSQTKVTDSGLEHLGRLGDLVCLDLAGCKISDAGLVHLQSLEGLKAVGLKSTRVSRTGMNRLSEALSHRAVIQGPEFSLLGGKRFDVMH